The Polyangium mundeleinium genome contains the following window.
GTCCCGGCTTTCGACAAGGAGCTGTTCTTTTATCCAGTGCGGGCGCGACGCATCGCTTGGGCGATACCCGTTTGCAGGGTGCTGTGCGTGCCGATTCCAGAGAGGTCGATCCCCATCGAGACGAGCGTCTGCGCCACCTCGGGGCGGATGCCCGTCAGCATCGGCTCGGCCCCGAGGAGCGTGACCGAACGCGCGGCGCGGCTCGGCATCGCGAGCCACTCGGCCGGCGTGTAGCCGGTCATGTCCAGGATTTGCCCGCTCACATAACCGACACGACCGCGGCTCGGATCTTCGACGAACCAGCTTTCCCACACGGCGCCGGGCACGCAGTCGATGAGATCCCGGAGCGTGCTGCTGCGCATCTCGGCTTCCTGCAGGCGCCTCCGTAGATCCGCCATCTCGGAACGAAGCGCCTCGATGCCCAATGCTTGCTCTTCCATCATAATTTTCTCCCCTCGACCTGCACGCCCCGGAAGTGGCGCTGCCTTCGCGCGCACACGTCCCCCGAGGATGATGATAGCGCTTACTCGGGTACGGGTTCAATCCTTCCCAATGAGGTCACGGTGCGGCACCTTGTGCGGCACGGGCGCGTGGGTACCATCGGGTCATGCGCGCGCTTCTCCTCGTCATCGCCGTCGTTTGCACCTGCAAACCGCGGCCTGAGCCCACGCGCGCCTGCGTCGACGGCGACACGGAGGCATGCGAGCGCGCGT
Protein-coding sequences here:
- a CDS encoding STAS domain-containing protein is translated as MMEEQALGIEALRSEMADLRRRLQEAEMRSSTLRDLIDCVPGAVWESWFVEDPSRGRVGYVSGQILDMTGYTPAEWLAMPSRAARSVTLLGAEPMLTGIRPEVAQTLVSMGIDLSGIGTHSTLQTGIAQAMRRARTG